GATTCGCTCACTTCATGCAGCAACGACGAGTGCCAATAGTTTTCCTCTTGGTTGGAATGGGTATCGAAGCCGCCGATACCGACATGAAAAAACCGCGCCCCGACATTAGAGCGAATCGTTGCCGCTACATGCCGGAGATCCTGCGCCAAACCCATGCCGTCGAGTTTGGGATCATTCAGCGGCGAATCGTAAACGAGCGGATTGCTTGGATCGTAATACGTGTAGCTGTCGTCTAAAAGCAGCGCTTCCACTTTGCCGGCATTATCGAGGCCATCGTCAGGTTTGTAATAGTCTTCGAGATGGGCGATGCTGTTGGCGCCCGTCTCGCCGATTCTCCGCAATTCCGGATAGCTGGCAGGGTTCACCGTCGTGGCGCTTTCGTCGTACAGTTGCTGGAACGTGGCCTTCTTTTGATCGAAGTCGTTTCCGGCGGGATAGGTCAGCGAATACAGATTAAAGAAGGCGAACAATGAGGTGTTGGTGGGAATGAAGAGCGGATTTTGCCCGCCACCGACCAGGACTCCCGGCACATCGCTGGGACCGAAAGGCGGGGTCGTATTGTTCATGTAGCGCCCGAACCACCCCGCCGTGCCGGAGCCTTGCGGATCGCCGGAACTGTAAATCGCCATGCTGCGGAAGTGGGAGTGATCCGGAAAGGGATAGTGTACGCCATGCACCACCGCCAATTTTCCGTCTTGGTAGATTTGGTGGAATCCCTGCATGGTGGGATTCAGCGCATAGGTGGAACCATCGGCGTTGGCTCCGATGCTCAGCACGGTGGAGGTGTCGAATTGGCCGCCGTAATAGTCGGCGACGCCAAGGTCCGTGTTAGGCAGTTGGAGCGTCGGGCGGAACTGTTCGTATAAGGTCCGCTGCGCGCCGCTTATCGGGTAGACAGTATTGATTCCATCGTTGCCTCCGAATTGTTGCACGAACACGACGATGGCGTCGCTGGGTCCGGCGGCATAACTGACATTCGTCCCGGGGAGCCAGCGCCCCAATGGCCCCAGGCCAAGGGCGGCGGCGGAGGCTGCACTGCGCTTGAGAAACGTTCGTCGAGAAATAGCCATGTCTGTCGCCCTCCCTAGAAAATCTGGTTCTCGGCGGTTTGCAGCGCGAGAGAAATGAGACCGCGGACTTTGACGACCGCGTCATAGTTCGTGTCTTTCGAGAGATTCAGCGTAGGGTTCGTGCCGTTGTCCGTAAGGTAGTCGATGAGCGCCGTCCGCTGGTTAGCGTTTAAGGCCGTGCGGGGGTTCGGTGGAGTATTGCCCACCTGCGCGGCATTGAGGCCGAGCTGCGCGAGGACTCGATCGACCACGACCGCCGGGTTTGCTGTGGCGCTGCCGAGCAATCCCGCGATGTCTTTCAGCCTGATCGATGGGCCACGAGTATCGGTCGCCAGGGCTTCCGCGAAATCGGCGCGGGTTAAGAGCGACCCGGTGTTGATCCATGCCAAGCCTCCCGGCCAACCACCGACGCTTGGCGGCTCGAACAGATTCATGCCCATCTCTTCGAGGCGACCACCGAGTTCGCTGCTTCCCCTCGATCCAAAATTGTTCACGTTCTTGCCATTGAACGAGGTGAAGGCTTGAGAGATGAAATCCGTGGGATTCTTTACCGTGCGGCTCTTAGCGCGGTCGGAGTAAAACTCGTCGTGGGTCCAGATCGCGCGCAGTAGCGGGGTCAATTCGAAGTCGTTGCTCGCCAGCGTGGTAGCGAAGCTGTTGAGGATCGTCTTCAAACCCAGTGCTGGTGGCGAGTAGGCATACCAGATCCACAGTTTCCGACTGAGGAACAGGCTCACCTGATTCACGCCTTCCCAGTCCGTCCGCGCGAAGATGAGTTTGAGGACATCGTCATCCGTGCCGGCGACGGCATTGTCGATGCGAAAGTTATTGTTGGTGACACCAAAGATTGTGATATCGTCGGGCACGTCGTCACCGTTATCGTCGTACTGCCCGCCGTCCCAGTCATAATCGTGCCACACCCCAAGGGTGCCTTTGATGCTGGTCCAGCCCGAGACCGCGCGCGCGAACTGATGGACGTCGTGTTCGGTGTAGTTGGGCTTGGTGGGATCCGGCGAGCCATCGGTCTTAAGCTGGAAGATGCCCAGAGTAAATAATTCCAAACATTCACGCCCGAAGTTCTCGTTGACGGTGACATGCAGGCCATCGTTGCTGGCGACGTTCCCGATGCCATCCAAGTAATAAAGATTGGCCGGGTCGCGATTGAATTCCCGAATCAGAGTGCGAAAGTTCTTGCGGGCATGCAGGCGGAACAAACCGTTTTGGTTGGACATGTACTTCAAGTCAGGTTGCTTCGAGGCACCGCTGACCAGCATGCCATGCCAGAAGAGCGTGAGCTTTTCCCGACAGGCGTCCGCCGGTGTCTTCGCGCCGATCATGCGCGCCAACCACCACCCTTGCATGCCGCGGAATGCGCGGTCGCTAAAGCCCGCTCCCGGTGGTTTCGCTAGCACGGGGGGAAAACTGAGCAATTCGTTGACCGCACTATCGACCGAGGCATGCCGATCGAGAAAGGCTTGGATTTGTTGGGGCGCACCGCCAAAGGCCGCACGGCGCAGCAAATGGGCGGCGTTGTCGTAATTCCAAGTTGCCATTGCTCCCTCCTCTTCTTGGAGTGAATATGTCCTCCGCGTCCAAGAAGCACTTTACTGTGAAAAAGGATCTAATCAAGGCCGGATATTGGGACTGGGGAAGAGCAAGAAGCAAAGTATAAGGATGTCATTCCGAGGAACGGAGCAACGAGGAATCTCAAGAGGGCAGGGACTACACGAGATTCCTCGCCTCCACTGCGTTCCGGCTCGGAATGACATCACTCTGGTATCGCCCGTCTATCCCGCCATGCCTTGCATTCTCCACCGAGCAATGCTGTACAGAGGCAAACTTTCATGAGGAGCCTAACATGCAAAAAGAACCGTTCTCGATCGCGATTCCCGAAGAGACCCTGACCGACCTGCGCGAGCGTTTGGCCAAGGTGCGTTGGCCGGTCGATTTCGCCAACGACCAATGGCAGTACGGCACCAATCTCGAGTATCTCAAGGAACTCGTCGATTACTGGCTGCACGAATACGATTGGCGCGTGCAGGAGAGGGCGATGAACGCCTTCTCTCACTATAAGACCATGATCGAGGGGATGCCGATTCACTTCATTCACGAGCCGGGGAAAGGTCCGAACCCGACCCCGCTGATTCTGAATCATGGCTGGCCGTGGACGTTCTGGGACTTGCAAAAAGTCATTCGTCCCCTGACTGACCCGGCTGCGTTTGGCGGCGACCCCAAGGATGCATTCGATGTTGTGGTGCCGTCTTTGCCTGGGTACGGGTTCTCCACACCGCTCACGACCACGGGGATCAATTTTTGGCGTACGGCGGATCTGTGGGTGAAGCTGATGCAGGATGTCCTCGGCTACAAGAAATTCGCCGCCCAAGGCGGGGACTGGGGTGCGTTGATTACTGCGCAGCTTGGTCATAAGTACGCCGACCGCGTCATCGGTTGCCACGTGCATCTCATGGCGCCGTTGAACATCTTCGTTGGCAGCATGCCTGAAGCGTCGGAATACGGACCGGACGAAAAAGGCTGGTACGAGCGGAATATGAACTTCTTCCTCGCCGAGAGCGGCTATTCGGCATTACAGTCCACCAAGCCGCAGACGATTGCGTTTGCGTTGAACGATTCGCCGGTAGGACTGTGCGCCTGGATTCTGGAGAAACGCCGCACCTGGAGCGATTGTGGCGGCGATGTCGAGAAGCGGTTCAGCAAAGACGACCTATGCACAACCATGACGATTTACTGGGTCACGCAGAGCTACGGCACCTCCGCCCGCTATTATTACGAAGCGACCCACAACCCCTGGCAAGCGTCGCATAACCGGACGCCGGTGGTCGAGGCACCAACTGGGGTGGCGCTGTTCTCGAAGGAAGTCATCTTGATGCCGCGTAAATGGGCAGACCAATACTACAATCTCAAGCGCTGGACGGTCATGCCTTCCGGCGGGCACTTCGCGTCGATGGAAGAGCCAGAGAGTCTGGTCGAAGACATCCGTGCGTTCTTCAGGCCGTTGCGCAGTTAAAAGAACGCCTTGCAATTCCCGAGACTGCATGTGACAACAGCCCCATGGGCGCGGTTACCTTCGACACGCTGAAATTCACTAAGCGGCTCAAAGAGGCCGGATTTACCGAGCCGCAAGCTGAGGCCATCGCCGACTCCTTCCTCCAAGCCACCGGAGAAGCCGAAGTCGCCACCAAACGCGACATCGAATGTCTTGAAGCGAAAATTATTGAGGTGGAAGGGAAAGTGATAGGGGAGCCAGCCCTAGTGAAAGGGGAACTGACCCTGGTGAAATGGATGCTGGGTGTGCTCTTAGGTGGCGTTATGGCCCTGGTGTTGAAAACGTTCTTCCCCTTGTCGCAGGTCAGGGCGGCTCGCTGAGCCGCCGGGTGCCACGGCTGGCTTGCTTCTTAAACGAGGAATGATGAATGGGGAAACAGGCTACAGGCTGAAGGGGAAGCGAAAAACAGGCTACAGGCTTGAGGCTGAAGGGGAAGGGAGATAGAGACAGAGAGCGGGAGACGGATGAAGAAGTCAAAAGGCAAAAATCAAAAGGCAAAAATAGGAAGAAGAGCCGTGGGATAAAACCCTCCGGCTACCGTCACGCCGGGTGCCACTGCTGGCTTGCCCAGCCGTGGGGGATTATCGTTCAGCTCGCGGATTTAGAGCCCCGGCCACTTGCTGAATTCGGCGTAGGTCCAGTCGCTGGCGATCTTGCCGTCGCGGCAGGTGAGCACCGCACAGAACGGCAGTTGCCACTCGGCACCCTTGTCGGGATCGAGCAGCACCGCCTCGACGATGACGGCATTGCCTGTCGCATACCTCCGATCGACACGCATGGTGCGTTTGGGTGCCGCCCGCAGCACATTCTTTTCTACTTGGATGAATTGCTCATACCCACGAATGAAGCCGCCGTTCACTTCGCAGTCCGGCGTGTAACATTCGCGCACGAAGCGCTCGGCGTCGGTGTTGTATAAGTCCTCATAGAGTTTGGCGACGGTCAGGTTGCGTTGTTCTTCGGTGGTCATTGGGGTGGCTCCTTTCTTTCGGTTGTGATTCGGACATCGTAAACGGTTTCCTGAGAGAAGCCAGACAGGGCGGGTCGGCGACCCGCCCCTACCTTACTTGTCTCGCGGCACTAGATGCAGCTCATGTCTCCGCAGCTCGAGGAGCACATCTTTGTCACGATCCAGCGCGAGGCGGTGATAAACGTAGCCGGGCAGCACGATTTCCAGGTCGGCCGCTGCGGTGCTGCCGTCGAGTTGGACGGAGAGTGTGTACAGCTCCGCCTGCATGGTGGTGTTGACCAGCCGTCCGTGAAATAGATTTTCGCGTTCCCGCTCCGCGACTCGGTCGGGACGCACCAGCAAAATCTGCGTCGGGCGCACACACAAATACACCGGCGCGCCCTGGGCGAACGGTGCAGGATTCGCCGCGATGCGCCGCCCTTGCCATTGCACCCACAGCGTCTGCGGCTCGACTCGTTCGACTACGGCAGGGAGGATATTGCTGGTGCCGACTAACTCGGCCACGCGTGCGGTCGCGGGATGGAAAAAGATCGCTTCTCGCGAGCCCTGCTGAACGATGCGCCCGTTTTCGCAGACCAGCACTTGCTGGCCCACGGCGAAGGCGTCGGCCAAGTCGTGCGAGACGAGAAGGATTTTCAACGTGAGGCGCTCGGCGAGTTGTAGCAATTCCTGGCGTAGCGCGGTGCGTAGCGGCGCGTCGAGAGCTGCGAATGGTTCATCGAGCAGGAGCAAACGCGGTCGCACGGCAACGGCGCGCGCTAAGGCCACCCGCTGTTGCTGTCCGCCGGAGAGTTCATGCGGCCGTCTTCGCTCCAATCCCCGGAGACTGAAGAGTTCCACGAGTTCGCCGATGCGGCGCGTCCGCTCTCCGTGAGCAAGCGACAGTAAGCCGAAGCCGATATTGTGTTCGACCGACAAGTGGGGAAACAAGGCGTAGCGTTGCGGCACGTAGCCGATCCGCCGTATTTGCGGCGGCAAGCTGAGGCCGCGCGCCTCGTCGTACAGCGGTTGTCCATCCAAGGCGATGCGCCCGCCGTCCGGCGCGACGATACCGGCAATGGCTTGCAAGGTGAGACTCTTGCCAGAGCCCGAAGGTCCAAAGAGCGCGACCAATGCGGGTTCGACGGTGAAGGCTACATCGAGCCGGAAGCCGTCGAGCTGTTTCTGAATCGCCACTTCAAGCATACGAGCCAAATGGACTACGGCGCAGCAGCGACCGGACGAGAAAGAGCATGATGAACGAGATGACGATCAGCATCGCCGAAAGCATTAACGCCGCCGGCAGGTCCGACTCCATGGCGGTGTAGATCGCCAGCGGCATGGTCTGCGTGCGGCCGAGAAAATTCCCCGCGAACATAATGGTCGCGCCGAACTCGCCCAAAGCGCGTGCCCAGGCCATGACCGCACCGCTCAGCAGCGCGGGGAACGCCAACGGTACGGTGACGCGCAGAAAGGTGCTGAACGGCGAATGCCCAAGCGTATAAGCGACGCGTTCCAGTTCCTGGTCCACGCTTTGGAACCCGGCCCGCGCGGCGCGAATGTAAAAAGGGGCGGCGACGAAGCTCTGCGCCAGCACCACTGCTGCCGTGGTGAAGCCGAGCTGGATGCCGACCGAGTCGAGCCACGCGCCGATGAGACCCCGGCGTCCGAACGCCATCAACAAGGCGACGCCAGCGACTGTCGGCGGTAGCACCATCGGCAGATCGATGAGCGTGTCCAGCACCGTCGCGCCTGGGAACCGATGCCGGGCGAGCAGATAGGCCATCGGCGTGCCGAACACCAGCGCGAGAACGAGGCTCAGCGACGAGGTGAGGCCGCTCAAGCGCAACGCTTCGGTCACCAGCGGTTGCTGTAACGTGTTCCACGCCTCTTCTTGCGGCAGGACTTTCCAGAAAATCGCCGCCACCGGCAGCAGTAAAAACCCGGCAACCAGCAGAGCAGGAGCGAGGAGGAGGGATGACTTGGGCTGCGCTTGCATGGAACTCTTAGGTGACGTGCGTTCGGCTCTTACGCCGCAGTTGTGCGCTAGGCAGCCGACTGCACGACTGCCCGACGAAGCGACAGAGCGACTGCTTATAAGGTGAACGTAAAATCGTTGACCACCGCGCCGGGCAAGCGGCTGCTCGCGGTCGAGCGTCCGCCATAGGTGCTGGAGTCGAGAATTAACTCCCTCTCGGCGGTGAGTCCCGCCAGGTTCTCGCCCAACATGCGGTAGAGCGTCTCATCGAATCGCATCACATTGAGCGGCGCTTGGATGACACCGTTTTCCACCCACAACGTGGCGAAGCGGGTCATGCCGGTGATGCGACAGGCAGTCCGATCCGAGTAGTTGAGGTACCAGACGTTATTGATGTAGATGCCGGTGTCGAGTTGGCGTAGCACCTCGCTCTCCGGCAGCATGCCGCTGGCGACATCCAGCGCGTCGGGCATTTCGCCGCCCGAGGCTCCGTTTGTCGGCACGTCGTATTCTTTGGCAGAGCGTGGCGAGACTAAGCAGTCGCGGAAGGCACCGTCGGCGATCAACGTCACGCGGTCCGGCTTAATGAACCCCGCTTCTTGAAAGTTGGTACCGACTCCATCGGCGATATTTTCCTGAATCGTGATGGAAGGATGGAGCCGCGCTCCTTCCTCGGTCATTTTCAGTAGCACGGTTTGCTTGGTGCGATGGTCTTTGAGGCCGAAGCCGCCCCAGCTCAACAGTCCGACGATATCGGCGAGCGCCGCCGGTGCCAGATACACGCGATACCGCCCTGGAGCGATCGTGCGCGCTGGCTGGGCGAGCACAGCGAGTTGCTTGGCGGCAGTGGCGACCTTGTGCGCGAACTCGATGGGGTTCCAGACCAACCCGGCGTAAGCGCATTTCACCGCTTTATCGCCTTGATGGTAGAAACTCCAATCAAAATTGTAACTATAGCTAGAGAACCAATTGCGCTGACCAAAGGAGTTCGCAAACCCGTCGTGAATCCCACCGGCGGCATAGATGCCCACCAGGTCTCTGCCGCGCCCGGCTTCGAGAATAGAGGCGACAACGGCACCGGTATCCTCGGGGAGGCGATTCTCGCCGGTGTGTTCGCTGGAGCGGACCTCGGTGGCGTACAGCAGATGGGGATCTTCCGGGAGGTAAGGCAACTGGCCGCGCAGGTTTGTCACCAGAGCGGCGAGGTGCGCGCAGTCTTCTTCCCAATCGCCGGATAACGAAATGCCGCCATAGGTGTGGCGTTGCCCGTCGATGAGATTGACCGAGAGCGAGCGTTGGGTAACGGTGCCGGCTTGGCGCACCGCGCTGTGATTGAAGCGCACGAAGTCCGACTCTTCCGCGTCGAAGGTACAGGTGTAGATTTCTTTCCCTTGGAGGAGCGAGGTCAAACGGTCGGCAAGCCGGCAAAAATACTCCTGCATGTCACTCTCCTCCGAACACTTCGACGTTGACGAAGATACAAGGCGGGGAGGCGTGACCGACACGAATCACCTGATTCGGTTCTCCCTTGCCGCAGTAGGGCGAGCCGAGCACTTCGAGGGTTTCGCTCGCGCCGACCATTTTCAGGCTTCGCCAAAAGGTTGCCGATACGCCGCGATAGTTGGGGTTCTTGACCACGGTGGTGAGCTGGCCGTTTTCGATCAACCGGCCCCATTCGCAACCGAACTGGAATTTATTACGCGAGTCGTCGATGGACCAAGACACGTTGGTCTGCATGTACACGCCGCGCTCGATGGCGGCGATCATGTCCGTGAACCGAGACTGGCCGGGTTCGAGATTCAGGTTCGCCATGCGATCGATGGGCGGACGGTTCCAACTAGTAGCGCGGGCATTGGCGACGCCCGGCAAACCGAGACGGGCTTGTGAGGTGGTGCTGCCTAGGCCACGCACCAAGACGCCCTCGCGAATCAGATACTCGCGCCGTGCCGGTTGACCATCGTCATCGAAGGCGTAGCTGGCGAACTCTTCCGGGCGCGTGGGATCGAAGGTAATGTTCAGCAGCTCGGAGCCGTAACGATAGGTGCCGAACATATCCGGGGTGACGAAACTGGTGCCGGCATAGTTCCGTTCGTCGCCGAGGATGCGGTCCAGTTCGAGCGGGTGGCCGATGGACTCATGGATTTGTAGGATCATTTGATCTGGAGCGAGGAGCACATCCATCGTGCCGGTGGGGCAATTGGGTGCGAGCAAGAGTTCGAGCGCCTCGGCAGCGATCTGCGGGGCGGCGTCGCGAAAAGCGCATTGGTCGAGCAGCTCCATGCCGCCCTGGCGGCAGTAGCCGCGTCCGGCAAAAGTACGGGTTTGCGTTTCCGTGCCGGCGTTCGCAGTCGCGCTCATCATCGGGACGAGATAGGAAAAATTCTGCTGGACTTGCCCGCCGTCGGCGGTGACGAAGAGCGTCTCGCTGTCCGTATGCCACAATGAGGCTTCCCAATCGACAATGCGTTCGTCGGTTTTGAGCTGCTCGCTAGTGGCGCGCAACAAGTCGATCTTGTCGGCAAGGGGAAGGGAGTCCCACGTCAGTTGCACCGGGCTCGCGTACGCGCCACTAGGTCGAGGAAACGCAACCGAGGAGAAATCCACCACGCTGCGTCCGGCACTGCGTCGTGCCCAAGAGCGGGCCTGCTCCGCCGCGTGTCGCAGGCCAGTTTCGCTCAGGTCGCTGGTAGCGGCATACCCCAAGCCGCCGTTATCGATCACCGTGACCATGGCCCCCTCGTCATCCGAGGTGGAGACTGGTTGCAAGATATTTTGTCGCACGGACAGGTACTGCGACTGCGTCCGCACGAGACGTAAGGAACAAAAGTCTACCGTTGGAACGATGGAGTGGAAGCGCTGGACGATTCGCTCATGGCGAGGCTGAGAAGTTGGCATGGCACGCCTCACTGTTTCTCGGTGGTCAAAATCACTTCGTGGATTTCCAGCACATTCGAGCCGGCAAACATCTCGGCGGGCGGGCGGTTGCTGTGGGCAATGCGGAAGGATTCGCTTTTGGTCCAATTCCAGAAGGCCTGCTCGCTTTCCCAATAGGTCTGTACCAGATAGTAGCCTTGCTCTTTCGTGTCTTCCCACTGCCCGGTTTGGTGGCTGAACCGCCGCATGACCGGACGCAGCACGAGATTTTTGATGAACCCTGGCGATTGGTCGATGAGATGTGCGCGATTGCGGAAGCGGTCTTCGAATTCGGCTTCATGACTGGCCGCGACAGGAATACGGTTGGTAACGACAAACATAGTGAACGCCTCCTCGGAATGAAGATGTGTACAAGTGCTTTCGCTCATGGATAAGCGTATCGCGTCGGAGAGACAAGCTCCTGCAAAACGATTCAGCGTAGTTGCAAGTTTTTTAGGTGCGCTTAGAGTAGGGCGTGGAAAGAGGGGGAGCAATGACGTTCTATCGGAAGAGGTATTGGTGGCAGCTTTTGGGGCAACTCCTAGGCGGGGTACTGCTCAGTATGACGGCATCGACCGGGACGGTATGGGCGGACGCAGCTGAAGAGGCATACCAGGAAGGCGCGCGGCTCGCGAAAGCCGGCGTCCTGAAACAAGCGCTCGACGAGTTCGACAAAGCCATTCGTCTGAAGCCCACATACGCGGAGGCATACTCCGCGCGTGGCACGATCCGCAATGCCCTGGTGCAAAACGAACGCGCCATTCAAGATTTCAATGAGGCTATTCGGTTGAATCCCCGCTATGCCATGGCCTATTACAACCGTGCCAATGTCTACATGGATACCGGGCAGTTCGACAAAGCGCTGAAGGATTATAGCGAAATGCTCACGCTAGAGCCGACCAATGCCGAGGCATTGTATAATCGC
This DNA window, taken from Deltaproteobacteria bacterium, encodes the following:
- a CDS encoding TldE/PmbA family protein, which gives rise to MQEYFCRLADRLTSLLQGKEIYTCTFDAEESDFVRFNHSAVRQAGTVTQRSLSVNLIDGQRHTYGGISLSGDWEEDCAHLAALVTNLRGQLPYLPEDPHLLYATEVRSSEHTGENRLPEDTGAVVASILEAGRGRDLVGIYAAGGIHDGFANSFGQRNWFSSYSYNFDWSFYHQGDKAVKCAYAGLVWNPIEFAHKVATAAKQLAVLAQPARTIAPGRYRVYLAPAALADIVGLLSWGGFGLKDHRTKQTVLLKMTEEGARLHPSITIQENIADGVGTNFQEAGFIKPDRVTLIADGAFRDCLVSPRSAKEYDVPTNGASGGEMPDALDVASGMLPESEVLRQLDTGIYINNVWYLNYSDRTACRITGMTRFATLWVENGVIQAPLNVMRFDETLYRMLGENLAGLTAERELILDSSTYGGRSTASSRLPGAVVNDFTFTL
- a CDS encoding alpha/beta fold hydrolase, which produces MQKEPFSIAIPEETLTDLRERLAKVRWPVDFANDQWQYGTNLEYLKELVDYWLHEYDWRVQERAMNAFSHYKTMIEGMPIHFIHEPGKGPNPTPLILNHGWPWTFWDLQKVIRPLTDPAAFGGDPKDAFDVVVPSLPGYGFSTPLTTTGINFWRTADLWVKLMQDVLGYKKFAAQGGDWGALITAQLGHKYADRVIGCHVHLMAPLNIFVGSMPEASEYGPDEKGWYERNMNFFLAESGYSALQSTKPQTIAFALNDSPVGLCAWILEKRRTWSDCGGDVEKRFSKDDLCTTMTIYWVTQSYGTSARYYYEATHNPWQASHNRTPVVEAPTGVALFSKEVILMPRKWADQYYNLKRWTVMPSGGHFASMEEPESLVEDIRAFFRPLRS
- a CDS encoding TldD/PmbA family protein encodes the protein MPTSQPRHERIVQRFHSIVPTVDFCSLRLVRTQSQYLSVRQNILQPVSTSDDEGAMVTVIDNGGLGYAATSDLSETGLRHAAEQARSWARRSAGRSVVDFSSVAFPRPSGAYASPVQLTWDSLPLADKIDLLRATSEQLKTDERIVDWEASLWHTDSETLFVTADGGQVQQNFSYLVPMMSATANAGTETQTRTFAGRGYCRQGGMELLDQCAFRDAAPQIAAEALELLLAPNCPTGTMDVLLAPDQMILQIHESIGHPLELDRILGDERNYAGTSFVTPDMFGTYRYGSELLNITFDPTRPEEFASYAFDDDGQPARREYLIREGVLVRGLGSTTSQARLGLPGVANARATSWNRPPIDRMANLNLEPGQSRFTDMIAAIERGVYMQTNVSWSIDDSRNKFQFGCEWGRLIENGQLTTVVKNPNYRGVSATFWRSLKMVGASETLEVLGSPYCGKGEPNQVIRVGHASPPCIFVNVEVFGGE
- a CDS encoding DUF1501 domain-containing protein; the encoded protein is MAISRRTFLKRSAASAAALGLGPLGRWLPGTNVSYAAGPSDAIVVFVQQFGGNDGINTVYPISGAQRTLYEQFRPTLQLPNTDLGVADYYGGQFDTSTVLSIGANADGSTYALNPTMQGFHQIYQDGKLAVVHGVHYPFPDHSHFRSMAIYSSGDPQGSGTAGWFGRYMNNTTPPFGPSDVPGVLVGGGQNPLFIPTNTSLFAFFNLYSLTYPAGNDFDQKKATFQQLYDESATTVNPASYPELRRIGETGANSIAHLEDYYKPDDGLDNAGKVEALLLDDSYTYYDPSNPLVYDSPLNDPKLDGMGLAQDLRHVAATIRSNVGARFFHVGIGGFDTHSNQEENYWHSSLLHEVSESVAAFFNDMQQSVSLPAGYNGYETGSLANKVVIVTFSEFGRTIHQNDLDPQKAGTDHATCSPMFVLGGAVQGGQYGTYPSLNGTLDDQNDLELTTDFRDFFGTILVRWLGFPEDDLVGTNLAVNIFPPTTTADSLGKNYPGFTPIGFLLP
- a CDS encoding DUF1640 domain-containing protein produces the protein MGAVTFDTLKFTKRLKEAGFTEPQAEAIADSFLQATGEAEVATKRDIECLEAKIIEVEGKVIGEPALVKGELTLVKWMLGVLLGGVMALVLKTFFPLSQVRAAR
- a CDS encoding DUF1800 family protein, which gives rise to MATWNYDNAAHLLRRAAFGGAPQQIQAFLDRHASVDSAVNELLSFPPVLAKPPGAGFSDRAFRGMQGWWLARMIGAKTPADACREKLTLFWHGMLVSGASKQPDLKYMSNQNGLFRLHARKNFRTLIREFNRDPANLYYLDGIGNVASNDGLHVTVNENFGRECLELFTLGIFQLKTDGSPDPTKPNYTEHDVHQFARAVSGWTSIKGTLGVWHDYDWDGGQYDDNGDDVPDDITIFGVTNNNFRIDNAVAGTDDDVLKLIFARTDWEGVNQVSLFLSRKLWIWYAYSPPALGLKTILNSFATTLASNDFELTPLLRAIWTHDEFYSDRAKSRTVKNPTDFISQAFTSFNGKNVNNFGSRGSSELGGRLEEMGMNLFEPPSVGGWPGGLAWINTGSLLTRADFAEALATDTRGPSIRLKDIAGLLGSATANPAVVVDRVLAQLGLNAAQVGNTPPNPRTALNANQRTALIDYLTDNGTNPTLNLSKDTNYDAVVKVRGLISLALQTAENQIF
- a CDS encoding antibiotic biosynthesis monooxygenase; its protein translation is MFVVTNRIPVAASHEAEFEDRFRNRAHLIDQSPGFIKNLVLRPVMRRFSHQTGQWEDTKEQGYYLVQTYWESEQAFWNWTKSESFRIAHSNRPPAEMFAGSNVLEIHEVILTTEKQ
- a CDS encoding nuclear transport factor 2 family protein, producing the protein MTTEEQRNLTVAKLYEDLYNTDAERFVRECYTPDCEVNGGFIRGYEQFIQVEKNVLRAAPKRTMRVDRRYATGNAVIVEAVLLDPDKGAEWQLPFCAVLTCRDGKIASDWTYAEFSKWPGL
- a CDS encoding ABC transporter ATP-binding protein, translating into MARMLEVAIQKQLDGFRLDVAFTVEPALVALFGPSGSGKSLTLQAIAGIVAPDGGRIALDGQPLYDEARGLSLPPQIRRIGYVPQRYALFPHLSVEHNIGFGLLSLAHGERTRRIGELVELFSLRGLERRRPHELSGGQQQRVALARAVAVRPRLLLLDEPFAALDAPLRTALRQELLQLAERLTLKILLVSHDLADAFAVGQQVLVCENGRIVQQGSREAIFFHPATARVAELVGTSNILPAVVERVEPQTLWVQWQGRRIAANPAPFAQGAPVYLCVRPTQILLVRPDRVAERERENLFHGRLVNTTMQAELYTLSVQLDGSTAAADLEIVLPGYVYHRLALDRDKDVLLELRRHELHLVPRDK
- the modB gene encoding molybdate ABC transporter permease subunit, with the translated sequence MQAQPKSSLLLAPALLVAGFLLLPVAAIFWKVLPQEEAWNTLQQPLVTEALRLSGLTSSLSLVLALVFGTPMAYLLARHRFPGATVLDTLIDLPMVLPPTVAGVALLMAFGRRGLIGAWLDSVGIQLGFTTAAVVLAQSFVAAPFYIRAARAGFQSVDQELERVAYTLGHSPFSTFLRVTVPLAFPALLSGAVMAWARALGEFGATIMFAGNFLGRTQTMPLAIYTAMESDLPAALMLSAMLIVISFIMLFLVRSLLRRSPFGSYA